One Ignavibacteriales bacterium genomic region harbors:
- a CDS encoding S8 family serine peptidase, with translation MKFNPILFLASIIFIAIPTLAQTTYFIKYKSNVPISVVESNVLQKILSNNLGDAPLALPTYDVNYLAKGLGRGDEVLGRIVKVQFSEIVQEANFNTILSSEPDIEYIQKSNTYRLDFVPNDSLLSEQWALEKIKAFDAWDITQGSDTVLLAIIDTGIDYLHPDLMNKIYKNPGESGIKSNNGIDDDDNGFIDDYMGWDFVDRVGFPFDSTGGDYLTWDNIPLDEHGHGTLVSGTFAAETNNISGIAGVAPKINILNLRSFDPGGYGEEDDAAAAILYAVKMGAKVINMSWGDYSFSYVLRDVIRYAYSQNVVLVASSGNNGSNVPHYPSGYSEVISIGNSTEQDFVAGSSNWGSTLDLVAPGSGITSTALNSDYSSFSGTSASAPFVSAAAALILSKQSFTNEEVKQILKSTSDDIGEAGWDLRSGAGRLNLFKALTVTAPAIVKFNYPTQDYATFNNDLPISVTVLSPYFISFNLEFGIGLNPDAWTTLIEERKSQAFNEEVFNLNLANFIDTSYTIRLIVFQNNGRTAEERVNFHIDRTPPITDLVNLIPAFYGNKSVPLAAIYTDDPSTVRMFYRKTGDSNFNFVTLDGFSTNNQFVKQLHYGFIPKDLVIQNTFYEIYFEAENLAGLITTKNNIGSNYFVSTSFNSDLSPEYILPYTLPAGDLYEDPMNITSNQFSDVSLRQGKDSHLFNFSNDSFILIDTLDSKYVKGFGDFNNNGLADLLTYFTYDGFIDEQSYQFSSTFIQKYSVISQDGGVRFWPIMAKDVDSDGTVEVFSIRDLNRVEVWDVQPNLSLLLVDSLMNFTPLDFGNNRINSPGAAIADMDGDGINEFWMVDEDGDIFSYDINTNNNFTTNSVIRTGFLGSSSYITSGDYDGDGKTELAVLLHSINQLDIVPFYRLIVFNISDSTTNILYDQAFFDASTEFSGAFRKTANSLRFADINNDNKDELLLYVFPYAYIFKNDLSENKIIAYKENINSNSVFVGDLNQNGVLEVGFPYSNKIEFSEFATSNYLSTPNNFSGFSINSSTIQLNWNSNAPKFYIYKGLSISSLELIDSTSIPNYFDSNINLDSTYYYAVKAFDASKPESLSGMSSIVDVFAHTPAKPDSAYSNSNRSVIVTFSEKMKNTIENLQAFNILGVGYPNSVTANDQYSYLLSYTTNLPAGNQKLIIQDIKDLFNSPIETDSLNFTVTPKPEEETFYVTSFEIINAYKIKLVFNFNVDVTSALNPNNYTFEPSNKVSLVSIDPNDSKIIYLDLTSQKPVGSIGKEYVLRINNLVSNTATGSIAINTGSGSYVVLSTYAKDLSDVYVYPNPTKESTEKVTFANLPQRAKITIWTIDGTMINEIEETDGNGGVDFNLVDFSGNKIATGVYIYRVVQLDSANNEGEEKLGKFAIVR, from the coding sequence ATGAAGTTTAATCCGATTTTATTCCTTGCCTCAATTATTTTTATAGCCATCCCAACACTTGCTCAAACAACATACTTTATTAAGTATAAAAGTAATGTGCCTATAAGTGTTGTTGAATCAAATGTTTTACAGAAGATTTTATCCAACAATCTCGGCGATGCTCCATTAGCGCTGCCAACGTATGATGTGAATTATCTTGCAAAAGGTTTGGGCAGGGGAGATGAAGTTCTTGGTAGAATTGTTAAAGTGCAATTCTCTGAAATCGTGCAAGAAGCAAATTTTAATACGATTTTATCTTCTGAACCCGATATTGAGTACATACAAAAATCAAATACATACCGATTAGATTTTGTACCAAACGATAGTTTGTTATCAGAGCAATGGGCATTAGAAAAAATAAAAGCTTTTGATGCATGGGATATTACACAAGGTTCGGACACAGTTTTACTTGCAATTATAGATACTGGAATAGATTACCTACATCCCGATTTAATGAATAAGATTTATAAGAATCCTGGTGAAAGCGGCATAAAAAGTAATAACGGTATTGATGATGACGACAACGGATTTATTGATGATTATATGGGTTGGGATTTTGTTGATAGAGTTGGCTTTCCATTTGACTCAACAGGTGGTGATTATCTAACCTGGGATAACATTCCATTAGATGAACATGGTCATGGTACACTGGTTTCCGGAACATTTGCCGCTGAAACAAATAATATTTCAGGAATCGCTGGTGTTGCACCAAAAATTAATATATTAAATTTAAGATCATTTGATCCAGGAGGATATGGTGAAGAAGATGATGCCGCAGCAGCTATTCTATATGCTGTTAAGATGGGCGCTAAAGTTATAAATATGAGTTGGGGAGATTATTCGTTTTCCTATGTTTTAAGAGATGTTATTCGTTATGCTTATTCACAAAATGTTGTTTTAGTGGCATCCTCCGGTAATAATGGAAGCAATGTTCCACATTATCCTTCTGGTTATTCAGAGGTTATAAGTATTGGTAATTCAACAGAACAGGATTTCGTTGCAGGGTCATCAAACTGGGGCTCAACATTAGATTTGGTTGCTCCGGGTTCAGGGATTACCTCAACTGCATTGAATTCAGATTATTCTTCTTTTAGTGGAACATCCGCTTCTGCTCCTTTCGTATCAGCTGCGGCAGCATTAATATTATCAAAACAGAGCTTCACAAATGAAGAAGTTAAACAGATATTAAAATCAACATCTGATGATATTGGCGAAGCTGGATGGGATTTAAGAAGTGGAGCTGGACGATTAAATTTATTTAAAGCTTTAACAGTAACTGCACCTGCAATTGTAAAATTTAATTATCCAACACAAGATTATGCAACTTTTAATAATGATCTTCCGATTTCGGTAACTGTTCTTTCTCCATATTTTATAAGTTTTAATCTTGAGTTTGGAATTGGATTGAACCCAGATGCATGGACGACTTTAATAGAAGAAAGAAAATCACAAGCTTTTAATGAAGAGGTTTTTAATCTTAACTTAGCAAATTTTATAGACACATCTTATACAATACGATTAATTGTATTTCAAAATAATGGTAGAACCGCAGAAGAGAGAGTTAATTTCCATATTGATAGAACTCCACCAATCACTGATTTAGTTAATTTAATTCCAGCTTTTTATGGAAATAAGTCGGTCCCACTTGCTGCAATTTATACAGATGACCCAAGCACAGTTAGAATGTTTTACAGAAAAACCGGAGATTCAAATTTTAATTTTGTAACATTAGATGGTTTTTCAACTAACAACCAATTTGTAAAACAATTGCACTACGGTTTTATTCCCAAAGATTTGGTTATTCAGAATACTTTTTACGAAATTTATTTTGAAGCAGAAAATCTTGCAGGTTTAATAACTACTAAAAATAATATTGGAAGTAACTATTTTGTTTCAACATCATTTAACTCAGATTTATCACCAGAATATATCTTACCATATACCTTACCAGCAGGCGATTTGTATGAGGATCCGATGAATATTACTTCAAATCAATTTTCTGATGTTTCACTTAGGCAAGGGAAAGATTCTCATTTGTTTAATTTTAGCAATGATTCTTTTATCTTAATCGACACTTTAGACTCGAAATATGTAAAAGGTTTTGGCGACTTTAATAATAATGGATTAGCAGATTTACTTACATATTTTACATATGATGGTTTTATTGATGAACAGTCATATCAATTCTCTTCAACTTTTATTCAGAAATACTCAGTAATCTCTCAAGATGGAGGAGTTAGATTCTGGCCAATAATGGCTAAAGATGTAGATTCTGATGGAACTGTTGAAGTTTTTTCTATCCGAGATTTGAACAGAGTGGAGGTTTGGGATGTTCAACCCAATCTGAGTCTTCTACTTGTTGATAGTTTAATGAACTTTACTCCTCTCGATTTTGGGAATAATAGAATAAATTCACCTGGTGCTGCAATTGCAGATATGGATGGTGATGGAATTAATGAATTTTGGATGGTTGATGAAGATGGAGATATTTTCAGTTATGATATTAACACAAATAATAATTTTACAACAAATAGTGTTATTAGGACAGGCTTTTTAGGCTCATCCTCATACATAACAAGTGGAGATTATGATGGAGATGGCAAAACTGAGCTTGCAGTTTTACTTCACTCTATAAATCAGTTAGATATTGTACCTTTTTATAGATTAATTGTTTTTAATATTTCTGATAGCACGACAAATATTCTGTATGATCAGGCTTTTTTTGATGCTTCAACCGAATTTAGCGGTGCTTTTAGAAAAACTGCAAATAGTTTAAGATTTGCTGATATTAATAATGATAATAAAGACGAACTTTTACTTTATGTTTTTCCTTATGCGTACATCTTTAAAAATGATTTATCAGAAAATAAAATTATTGCTTATAAAGAGAACATTAACTCAAACTCAGTTTTTGTCGGTGATCTCAATCAAAATGGTGTTCTCGAAGTAGGTTTTCCTTATTCAAATAAAATTGAATTTTCTGAATTCGCAACATCAAATTATCTAAGTACCCCAAATAATTTTTCAGGTTTTAGTATCAATTCATCAACAATCCAACTTAATTGGAATTCAAACGCACCTAAGTTTTATATTTATAAAGGTTTAAGCATTAGTAGTTTGGAACTAATCGATTCAACTTCCATTCCTAACTATTTTGATTCAAATATCAATTTAGATTCAACTTATTATTATGCAGTAAAGGCTTTTGATGCTAGTAAACCGGAGTCGCTTTCGGGAATGAGCAGTATTGTTGATGTTTTTGCCCACACTCCGGCAAAACCAGATTCAGCTTACAGCAATAGTAATCGAAGCGTTATTGTAACATTTTCAGAAAAGATGAAAAACACAATTGAAAATTTGCAGGCTTTTAATATATTGGGTGTGGGTTATCCGAATTCAGTAACAGCTAATGATCAGTATTCTTATCTCTTATCATATACAACAAACTTACCAGCAGGGAATCAGAAACTTATTATTCAGGACATAAAAGATTTATTTAATTCGCCGATAGAAACTGACTCATTAAATTTTACAGTCACTCCCAAACCTGAGGAAGAAACATTTTACGTTACATCTTTCGAAATTATTAATGCGTATAAAATTAAACTAGTTTTTAATTTTAATGTTGATGTAACATCCGCACTAAATCCAAATAATTATACATTTGAACCATCAAATAAAGTTTCACTTGTAAGTATTGATCCCAATGATTCTAAAATAATCTATTTAGATTTAACTAGTCAAAAACCTGTTGGTTCGATAGGAAAAGAATATGTCCTTAGAATTAATAATCTTGTTTCTAATACAGCAACAGGATCCATCGCTATAAATACAGGCTCCGGAAGCTATGTAGTTTTATCTACATATGCCAAAGATCTTTCTGATGTTTACGTTTATCCAAATCCAACTAAGGAATCCACTGAGAAAGTTACTTTTGCAAATCTGCCGCAACGTGCTAAAATTACTATTTGGACCATTGATGGAACCATGATAAATGAAATTGAAGAAACCGACGGTAACGGTGGAGTTGATTTTAATTTAGTTGATTTTAGCGGTAATAAAATTGCAACGGGAGTTTATATTTACCGTGTTGTTCAATTAGACTCAGCAAATAATGAAGGTGAAGAAAAACTTGGTAAGTTTGCAATAGTAAGATGA
- a CDS encoding CDP-alcohol phosphatidyltransferase family protein, translating to MKYSSKEIFTISNGISFLRFLLTIPLWFLLDSFEIQSVRYITFALCIVIAATDMLDGYLARKLNQVTEVGKIIDPLADKAAMAVVVVKLYMIDEISAFFFFTIISRDLIIFIGGLLVSNILGRVLPSNKLGKITVLFIGSVILLILLGIDRTNYFYLFFYYSAIILMFISLIAYIYRAMEFIKKKNESV from the coding sequence ATGAAATACAGCAGTAAAGAAATATTTACAATCTCAAACGGAATTAGTTTTCTAAGATTTCTGTTAACAATTCCATTATGGTTTCTGTTAGATAGTTTTGAAATCCAATCTGTTCGCTATATAACGTTTGCCTTATGTATAGTTATTGCTGCAACAGATATGCTAGATGGTTATCTTGCAAGAAAACTAAATCAGGTTACAGAAGTAGGTAAAATTATCGATCCGCTTGCGGATAAAGCCGCCATGGCTGTTGTTGTTGTAAAGCTATACATGATAGATGAAATTTCTGCTTTTTTCTTTTTTACAATAATTTCACGTGACCTAATTATTTTTATTGGCGGATTGTTAGTTTCAAATATTCTCGGCAGAGTTCTTCCATCAAATAAGCTTGGAAAGATTACTGTATTGTTTATCGGTTCAGTCATACTTTTAATTTTACTGGGCATCGATAGAACGAATTATTTTTATTTATTTTTTTATTACTCTGCAATAATTTTAATGTTCATTTCACTAATTGCTTACATTTATAGAGCAATGGAATTTATAAAGAAAAAAAATGAGTCTGTTTAA
- the ftsY gene encoding signal recognition particle-docking protein FtsY gives MSLFKNFNLNKLKDGLSKTREKIINSITETVTGKAVIDDMSIDKIEEILLSSDIGFDTTEQIIESLKRNLKSEKDRSGEMIIEVVKRELTTVLSVAVLNGKDVSSIKPYIILIVGVNGVGKTTTIGKLANNYKKIGKKVIVGAADTFRAAANEQLAIWAKRADVDIIQSTKGTDPSSVVFETIRKSIDERYDVVLIDTAGRLHNKTNLMSELDKIGRVIKKLLPDAPHETLLIVDGNTGQNALLQAEEFSKVVNLTGLVITKLDGTAKGGVVFQIVAKQRVPIKFIGIGESIDDLQEFDSKSFVEALFN, from the coding sequence ATGAGTCTGTTTAAAAATTTTAATCTAAACAAATTAAAGGACGGTTTAAGCAAAACACGCGAAAAGATTATTAATTCAATTACTGAAACCGTTACAGGTAAAGCTGTAATTGATGATATGAGCATAGATAAGATTGAAGAGATTCTTTTAAGTTCTGATATTGGATTTGACACAACAGAACAAATTATTGAGTCATTAAAAAGAAATCTTAAATCAGAAAAAGATCGAAGCGGTGAAATGATAATTGAAGTTGTTAAAAGAGAATTAACAACTGTTTTATCTGTTGCAGTTTTAAATGGAAAAGATGTTTCATCGATAAAACCTTATATTATATTAATTGTTGGCGTAAATGGAGTAGGGAAGACAACAACTATTGGAAAATTGGCTAACAATTATAAAAAGATTGGCAAAAAAGTAATTGTTGGTGCAGCTGATACTTTTCGTGCTGCTGCAAATGAACAATTAGCTATTTGGGCAAAACGAGCAGATGTTGACATAATCCAAAGCACAAAAGGTACTGATCCTTCTTCAGTGGTATTTGAGACGATTAGAAAATCCATTGATGAGCGATATGACGTTGTTTTAATTGATACTGCCGGTAGATTGCACAATAAAACTAATTTAATGAGCGAGTTAGATAAAATTGGTCGTGTGATTAAAAAGCTGCTCCCAGATGCTCCGCATGAAACTCTTTTGATTGTTGATGGAAATACCGGACAAAATGCTCTTTTACAAGCAGAAGAATTTTCTAAGGTAGTAAATCTTACTGGTTTAGTTATCACTAAGTTAGATGGCACTGCCAAAGGCGGAGTAGTTTTTCAGATCGTTGCTAAACAAAGGGTTCCTATTAAATTTATTGGTATTGGCGAAAGCATTGATGATTTACAAGAGTTTGATTCAAAATCATTTGTTGAGGCACTATTTAATTAG
- a CDS encoding chloride channel protein has translation MKIYLEKIAFPEYTFFSFYAILIGAAAGLAAVFFHLSIEFFNNVFFEKTKEGLYFLGTAAVILLPAIGMFIQYLMIRTAPDIAKKRGVLEIIKSVAFTGGYIPLRTTLFHFLAPVISIGSGGTVGPEGPAAQIGGGVASKLATIFKVSDQRRRIFTAAGSGAAIAAIFNTPLGGVFFALEIILLNDFQTPTFSALILASVTASAISRIFLGNESVFTFDIPHIGEYQYFYLFILLGLFCGVLSVLFLKYDDYTANQFKKGFLKKIPQWVTMVSVGLLVGVSGYFYKDIFGVGYSGINQILSNSSTWQVVAVLLVLKFILVPLTLNSGGFGGTFAPSLFMGACAGYLFSFGVQKFLGIPADPTTYILVGMGASLAGINSIPITAILMLFEMTREYSFILPLMLSVIVSSTMVQIVNKGSYHIKKLEKQGFRLTGGKEASILKSISVEEVMQINPVLVHQNASLEKVVAKLMEAEHHIIYTIDDEDNLTGAISETQIRPLIMEFETLRESIIASDIASNRITTVYVNHDLDHVLKILTRLDIDEVPVVSIENDKQIIGIVSRHDILSSYNKESLKSDLADGLSREINTLRETKISRIADGYAIIECKPSNLFVGKTLAQLKLRNTYGLEVLMIKKSKELFNETEKESKIIMPVHNYKIEESDILVLFGTEEKIAKTSEW, from the coding sequence ATGAAAATCTATTTAGAGAAGATTGCTTTTCCGGAATATACTTTTTTCAGTTTTTATGCTATTTTGATTGGAGCTGCGGCTGGATTAGCAGCAGTTTTTTTCCATTTATCGATTGAATTTTTTAATAATGTATTTTTTGAAAAGACAAAAGAAGGGCTTTACTTTTTAGGAACAGCAGCTGTTATTCTTTTGCCCGCGATTGGAATGTTCATTCAATATTTGATGATAAGAACTGCTCCGGATATCGCTAAAAAAAGGGGAGTGCTTGAGATAATTAAATCAGTAGCATTTACAGGGGGCTATATCCCACTCCGAACAACTTTATTTCATTTTCTCGCACCAGTAATTTCTATTGGTTCCGGTGGAACTGTTGGACCAGAAGGTCCTGCTGCACAAATTGGAGGAGGTGTTGCAAGCAAGCTAGCTACAATCTTTAAAGTCTCAGATCAACGTAGAAGAATTTTTACTGCAGCAGGTTCAGGAGCCGCAATTGCAGCAATTTTCAACACTCCGTTAGGCGGAGTATTTTTTGCGTTAGAAATTATTTTACTTAATGATTTTCAAACGCCTACTTTTTCAGCACTAATTTTAGCTTCCGTAACAGCAAGTGCGATCTCTAGAATTTTCTTGGGTAATGAATCTGTTTTTACCTTTGACATTCCACATATTGGGGAGTATCAGTATTTCTATCTTTTTATTTTATTAGGACTTTTCTGTGGTGTGCTTTCAGTTCTGTTTTTAAAGTATGATGATTATACTGCAAACCAATTCAAAAAAGGCTTTCTAAAAAAAATACCTCAATGGGTAACAATGGTATCTGTTGGATTGTTAGTCGGAGTTAGCGGCTATTTTTATAAAGATATTTTTGGTGTTGGATATTCTGGAATTAACCAAATTTTAAGCAACTCAAGTACGTGGCAAGTTGTAGCAGTTTTATTAGTTCTCAAGTTTATTCTCGTTCCATTAACACTTAACTCCGGCGGTTTTGGAGGAACATTTGCACCTTCTTTATTTATGGGTGCTTGCGCAGGCTATCTATTCTCATTTGGAGTACAAAAGTTTTTAGGCATTCCAGCAGACCCAACAACATATATACTAGTTGGAATGGGAGCAAGCCTTGCAGGTATAAATTCAATACCGATTACTGCAATTCTAATGTTATTTGAAATGACACGTGAGTATTCTTTTATTTTACCCTTGATGCTTTCCGTTATTGTAAGTTCCACAATGGTACAAATCGTCAATAAAGGCTCTTATCACATTAAGAAATTGGAAAAACAAGGATTCAGATTAACTGGTGGAAAAGAAGCTAGTATATTAAAATCGATAAGTGTGGAAGAAGTTATGCAGATTAATCCAGTTTTGGTTCACCAAAACGCTTCTTTAGAAAAAGTTGTTGCTAAATTGATGGAAGCTGAGCATCATATAATATATACAATTGATGATGAGGATAATTTAACAGGAGCAATTTCTGAGACTCAGATAAGACCTCTTATAATGGAATTTGAGACACTTAGAGAATCAATAATTGCTAGTGATATTGCATCTAATCGAATCACAACAGTTTACGTAAATCACGATCTAGATCATGTACTAAAGATTTTAACACGATTAGACATTGATGAAGTTCCGGTCGTCTCAATAGAAAATGACAAACAAATAATTGGAATCGTTTCCAGGCATGATATATTATCAAGTTATAATAAGGAAAGTCTTAAAAGCGATCTAGCAGATGGACTGTCCAGAGAGATAAATACGTTACGAGAGACTAAAATATCCAGGATTGCTGATGGTTATGCAATTATAGAATGCAAACCAAGTAATCTATTTGTTGGCAAAACTTTAGCACAGCTAAAATTAAGAAACACTTACGGATTAGAAGTTTTAATGATTAAAAAATCCAAAGAGCTTTTTAATGAGACCGAGAAAGAATCAAAAATAATTATGCCGGTTCATAATTATAAAATTGAAGAGAGTGATATATTAGTCTTATTTGGAACTGAAGAAAAGATCGCAAAAACGTCTGAATGGTAA
- a CDS encoding 3-hydroxybutyryl-CoA dehydrogenase has protein sequence MNINKVAVIGGGTMGNGIAHVFAMNGFDVFLTEMNEDLYQRALKTISGNLDRQIKKQVISEDEKKQALSKITKTIGIENIPEDMNLVIEAIYENKDAKISIFKSLQDRLNTDCVFASNTSSISITELSADCRPDKFIGMHFMNPVPVMKLVEIIRGYSTSDETYEIIKELTTKLDKEPVEVFDYPGFISNRILMPMINEAIFSLMEGVASKEAIDSVMKLGMAHPMGPLTLADFIGLDVCLAIMNVLYEGFNDPKYRPCPLLKKMVAANKLGRKSGEGFYNY, from the coding sequence ATGAATATTAATAAAGTTGCTGTAATTGGTGGGGGAACGATGGGAAATGGAATTGCCCACGTTTTTGCAATGAATGGATTTGATGTCTTTTTAACTGAAATGAACGAAGATCTATATCAACGAGCGCTAAAAACAATTTCAGGAAATCTTGATAGACAAATCAAAAAACAAGTAATTTCGGAGGATGAGAAAAAACAGGCTCTATCTAAAATAACAAAAACAATTGGGATAGAAAATATTCCCGAAGATATGAATTTAGTTATAGAAGCAATTTATGAGAATAAAGATGCTAAAATATCTATATTTAAGAGTTTACAAGATCGATTAAATACTGATTGTGTATTTGCTTCGAATACGTCATCAATCTCGATTACAGAACTTTCTGCCGATTGTCGCCCCGATAAATTTATCGGGATGCACTTTATGAATCCGGTTCCTGTAATGAAACTCGTGGAAATAATTAGAGGCTATTCCACCTCTGATGAAACCTATGAAATAATTAAAGAGTTGACAACAAAACTCGATAAAGAACCGGTTGAAGTTTTTGATTATCCTGGATTTATATCCAATAGAATTTTAATGCCTATGATTAACGAAGCGATTTTTTCTTTAATGGAAGGCGTAGCGTCCAAAGAAGCGATTGACTCTGTTATGAAACTTGGAATGGCGCATCCAATGGGACCTTTGACACTCGCAGATTTTATTGGATTGGATGTTTGTCTTGCAATTATGAATGTTTTATATGAGGGCTTTAATGATCCAAAATATCGCCCGTGCCCATTACTAAAAAAAATGGTTGCTGCTAATAAGCTTGGTCGTAAATCTGGAGAGGGATTTTACAATTACTGA
- a CDS encoding thiolase family protein — MKKVVIVSAKRTAIGSFNGALASFSSGQLGSFAINAVLEDSKIDPNLIDEVIMGNVLMAGQGQAPARQSAIFAGLPNKTECMTINKMCGSGLKAVMLAQQAIALGDAEVIIAGGQESMSNAPYLLQNARNGYRLGHGEVKDSIVLDGLWDSYNNMHMGNCAESCAKDFSFTREQLDNFAIESYKRAIEANKSGRFKDEIYPVKISSKTGESIVDKDEEPGKVKFDKIPTLRPVFDKNGVVTAANASSINDGAAALLIMTEEKAKSLGLKPLVEIVAQSSAAKAPIEFTTAPADAINKVLKKSGLTTKDINLYEINEAFAVVSLVVNKLLGLNSDNVNVNGGAVALGHPIGASGARILVTLIHEMKKRDLEYGLASLCIGGGEASALIVKNYK; from the coding sequence ATGAAAAAAGTAGTAATAGTTTCTGCAAAAAGAACCGCAATTGGATCTTTTAATGGCGCACTTGCATCATTTAGCTCAGGGCAACTTGGCAGCTTTGCCATAAATGCAGTTTTAGAGGATTCTAAAATTGATCCTAATTTAATTGACGAAGTTATTATGGGCAATGTTTTGATGGCTGGACAAGGTCAAGCACCTGCGAGGCAATCCGCTATTTTCGCAGGACTTCCAAACAAAACCGAATGTATGACAATTAATAAAATGTGTGGTAGCGGATTAAAAGCTGTAATGCTTGCTCAACAAGCAATTGCACTTGGAGACGCAGAAGTTATTATTGCCGGGGGACAGGAAAGTATGTCTAATGCGCCTTATCTTTTGCAGAATGCGCGCAATGGTTACAGGTTAGGACACGGAGAAGTTAAAGATTCCATTGTTTTGGATGGATTATGGGATTCTTATAATAATATGCACATGGGTAATTGTGCAGAATCTTGTGCAAAGGATTTTTCTTTTACGCGTGAACAGTTAGATAATTTTGCAATTGAATCCTACAAAAGAGCTATTGAGGCTAATAAATCGGGTAGATTCAAAGATGAAATTTATCCAGTTAAAATTTCATCAAAAACAGGAGAATCAATTGTTGATAAGGATGAAGAGCCTGGCAAAGTAAAATTTGATAAAATCCCTACTCTCAGACCGGTATTCGATAAGAATGGTGTTGTAACCGCAGCTAATGCTTCAAGTATAAACGATGGTGCGGCAGCATTATTAATTATGACCGAAGAAAAAGCAAAATCACTTGGTTTAAAACCTCTTGTAGAAATTGTGGCTCAAAGTTCAGCAGCAAAAGCGCCAATAGAATTTACAACCGCTCCGGCTGATGCAATAAATAAAGTTTTAAAGAAATCTGGATTGACAACCAAAGACATTAACCTTTACGAAATTAATGAAGCATTTGCTGTTGTGTCTTTGGTCGTTAACAAATTGCTTGGATTAAATTCTGACAATGTAAATGTAAATGGTGGTGCAGTCGCGCTCGGTCATCCAATCGGCGCAAGCGGAGCAAGAATTTTAGTAACCCTTATCCACGAAATGAAAAAGCGAGATTTAGAATATGGATTAGCTTCGCTTTGTATCGGAGGCGGAGAAGCTTCTGCACTAATTGTTAAAAATTATAAATAA
- a CDS encoding DUF2795 domain-containing protein yields MIWTVELAAYLDDAPWPATKEELIEYAERIGAPYEVMENLKELEDSDEPYETIEDIWPDYPSDEDFFYNDEDE; encoded by the coding sequence ATGATTTGGACAGTGGAACTTGCGGCTTATTTAGATGATGCTCCTTGGCCAGCTACTAAAGAAGAACTAATAGAATATGCCGAACGTATCGGCGCACCTTATGAAGTAATGGAAAACCTTAAAGAACTAGAGGATTCAGATGAACCATATGAAACCATTGAGGATATTTGGCCTGATTACCCTTCTGATGAGGATTTTTTCTATAACGATGAGGATGAATAA
- a CDS encoding M23 family metallopeptidase → MKKFYYFSEKSLNFLEIKHFKEKAATVFIVSVLLFSSILFGVFYLISNLSSKDEYLQSLKKENELLKGQFLKLNDQYVSLESELKSLNEISNDLRLAVNLTPISVEQRELGVGGSTPISKLYYELGTDISDAISVADRVTRKFEFEKIQYDEIINKLQTNKNLFESIPAIVPSEGEYSSESFGMRMHPILHINKMHTGIDIITDIGTPVKAAGKGKIIFVGVRGGYGLAVEIDHGFGYQTIYAHLSSVNVKEGTIVKRNQVIAKSGNSGLSSGPHLHYEVLHNGQNLNPSEFFFDEYSYFESNHSN, encoded by the coding sequence ATGAAGAAGTTTTACTATTTCTCTGAAAAAAGCCTTAACTTCCTTGAAATAAAGCACTTCAAGGAAAAAGCTGCTACAGTATTTATCGTTTCGGTATTGCTGTTTAGCTCTATTTTATTTGGGGTTTTTTACCTTATTTCAAATCTTTCCAGCAAGGATGAATATCTACAGTCATTAAAAAAAGAAAACGAATTGTTAAAAGGTCAATTTTTAAAACTTAATGATCAGTATGTTAGCCTTGAATCAGAACTGAAGTCTTTAAATGAAATAAGCAATGATTTGCGCTTGGCCGTTAATCTAACTCCAATTAGTGTTGAGCAAAGAGAATTAGGAGTTGGTGGAAGTACTCCAATTTCAAAACTTTATTATGAATTAGGCACTGATATTTCTGATGCAATTTCTGTGGCGGATAGAGTTACCAGAAAATTTGAATTTGAGAAAATTCAGTATGATGAAATTATCAACAAACTTCAGACCAATAAAAATTTGTTTGAATCAATTCCTGCTATTGTACCTTCTGAAGGAGAATATAGTAGTGAAAGTTTTGGAATGCGAATGCATCCAATTTTGCACATTAATAAAATGCATACCGGTATTGATATTATAACTGATATTGGAACTCCAGTAAAAGCGGCAGGAAAAGGTAAAATAATTTTTGTAGGAGTTAGAGGCGGATATGGTCTTGCAGTTGAGATTGATCACGGCTTCGGTTATCAAACAATCTACGCACATCTTTCATCTGTAAATGTTAAAGAGGGAACAATCGTAAAGCGTAATCAGGTTATAGCTAAATCTGGTAATTCAGGTTTATCTTCAGGCCCGCATTTACATTACGAAGTATTACACAATGGGCAAAATCTAAATCCATCTGAGTTTTTCTTTGATGAGTACAGCTATTTTGAATCTAATCACAGCAATTAA